From the Lactuca sativa cultivar Salinas chromosome 9, Lsat_Salinas_v11, whole genome shotgun sequence genome, the window attgatatgcatttactattatatttattgcaattattaaaatttaataaaatagaaaaaaccacAAAATACCATTTGggaaaaatttaattgaaaataatcacaaaatgacatgtggccaaatcAATGTGAGTGTGACATGtatcaaaaaaaatttcatttatcaGAGTAGATGACATGAATATATGACTAATTATCAATAAACATATTTCATTACAGTTCTTTATTTAGATACTATTGTTTTTTTGTTACAattgaaacatatatatatatatatatatatatatatatatatatatatatatatatatatatatatatatatactagctgtgagactcatgtattacatgagtttatttaacaaaaacatgaaattttaacaatttaaaagtttgaatttataagaaaaatgagaaaaattttgaattattaaaattaatgaggctttaatgtatcgaatatattacatatataaacattttctaataaatattttacatatatattactatacatattaaatgtgaaattttaatttaataaaatgaaaaataaataaaataacaaatggaaaatagaaaacgaaaaaattctaaaaatgtcatgtgtccaaatgaaagaGAAGAATACATGTggcaaaaagttctttatttattagggatgatatatatatatatatatatatatatatatatatatatatatatatatatatatatatatatatatatatatatatatatatatatatatatatatatatatatatatatatatcggttcgTGGCAAAATGAATAACCGGAAGGTTACCAGTAAAATGGTCAACTATAGAAAAAATTCAATAAAATATgttagttttgaaaaaaaaaaaatatatgcaaaTCTAGTAAAAACAATATCATAATAGTGACTTTAATATATCATTTGTCTTTCAATAAGATTAAACTTTTTTTATTCAATGTATTTTAACAGTTATAAATACTAACCCAATAACAACTTAAATACCGATTTTGTGCACACCGGTTATGATGAGCACATCCACTATTTTAAagtctgattttttttttctttacaaaTTTATCAACTTTTATATTTCTTTTCGTTTCATCGAATATTCCCAATATTCCCGATGAAAGAATCAAGGCCTTGCAAAAATAAGGAAAAACGAACTTTTACAAAGGTTCCTTCCCTCTCTGGTACCCATCCAACTTCAAAATTAATAGGATTTATAAGCCAAAAAAATTGCAAATGACATTCAACTGCACAAAATATTCTTGATGCCACATTTGTAGAAAATCATCCATTAATAATTCAAATATAAACATTTCATTCAAAGAATCAATCAATCATCATCCTTCTTCTCCAAACTCTCTCGTAAATCTGTCATGCAATTCTAGATCCGATTTGCTTACAGTAGGTTTCTGTCTTGCTAAAACTTTGTCAAAATCTGTTCTCGATATTGGCGGTGGAAGGATCTAGAAGATATTCAAAACCAAAATTTAGTTTAAAAAATTCACAAGGTTCAAGGTTGTTTATATAAAAAGATTCATCCACAACAGTATTTGTTGTTCATTCCTCAATGAACAACAGAAACCGTTATGGTTTGGTTTGATTTTCAAACCTCCATACCTTTTCTGCTTGCCCTTGTGCAGCGAGATCCTGCATAGTGATCTCAATGGCACCTGGGTGTCTTGGTCCACAAGGCACCCAGGTGTCATCAGATGTTTTAATAAAAAACATAGCATCTTGCGTTTTACGCACAGGTTCAAACAGGACCTCATTAACCTATCACAAAAAGAAGCACACATACAATTATTTTCCAGCCATATCGATTACATtcaaaaaaattatgaaaatgccCACCAAAAAACAGTAAAAAGTTAAATACTTACACAAACAGCAATATCCGAACCAGAAAACCCTTCTGTCCTATACCCCAGTTGCTCAAAGTCACGATCAGTCAGGTTGTGAGGCGTATCTCCAAGGTGTACCTATACAGACATGACAAGACATGACATGacataacataaaataacataacataatataacataacataacataacataacataacataacataacataacataacataacaggtCGTACTGTGTTGTGtttgttatacaaaaattaaaaaattttgtCCAACCCAAAAAAAGGGTACGAAGGACTAGTTCTCGATCTCTGGTCTGtacaaaagacgtaaatgccctcctcAATGTTACCTTAAACATGTGCTGCCTTGCCTTTACATCGGGTAGAGGAATATAAATCCGCTTGTCGAATCTTCTCCTAATAGCCTGTAATTCACTTTGCGTTAATATTGCCAATGAAAAATCAATAATTTAAATCTCCAAAAAGTTACCTGATCTAATGAATACGGAGTATTTGTAGCTGCAAGAACCAGAACTTTGTCATCATTATTTCCAACACCCTGaaagaaaacaaaaacaataatttttGTCCTACTGACATCAGTCTGAGTCCAGTCCAATGCATGTTAAAGGCAGTAAAACCTGTTATGTGTAACAAAAGGGATTTGAGCATAAAATACCTGCATTTGAACAAGAAGTTCGGTTTTAATACGTCGAGATGCTTCACTTTCGTTTCCTTCACCACGTTGGCCCACCAACGAGTCTATTTCATCAATGAAAATAATTGAAGGGGCGCTTTCTCGAGCCATTTGGAATAGATTTGAAACCAACTTTTCACTTTCTCCCATCCATTTTGAAACCAAATCCGAAGAAGATATACTACACAAACACAAGAAAATATGATGATTGTCAATACATCACACTGTCACAGTCACAGTCAGAGTCAGAGTCACAGACTCACAACTTTACCTGAAGAAAGTTGAATCCGCTTCCGTTGCCACAGCTTTAGCCAAGTAGGATTTTCCTGTTCCTGGTGGTCCGTATAATAAAAAAGCTCTCCATGGCCGTCTCTTccctttttgtaaaaaaaataataatcaaagAATTAAACATAAGTTTACAAAACATGTTTGCTTATTAGTAATCACCAAATATAAATATAACCAAACATTATGGACTTGAAAATTCAAATATCAAAAGGGAAAAAGTGAACAAACGAACCAACAAAGAATTGTGGGAACTTCACAGGTAGAATCACAGCTTCCTGCAAAGCTTGTTTAGCACTCTGAAGACCCGCAACATCATTCCATTTAACATTCGGTTTCTCTCTTATAATTGCAGAATTAAGCCCTGATCTAAGTTTAGATTGTTCAGAATCTTCACCACCATCTCCATCTCCGTTCTTTTTATTTGATTTAGGCCTTGTAGCGACCCCTGTATCTCCTCCATTTGATGAGGGTTTATTGCCTCCTCCATCCTCGAGAACAGCCCTAATTTCCTCAGCCCTCCTCAAATAATCGGTGAATTTTTGGGTGATTGCTTCTTTAAGCTTTGGATTCTTTTCATACTTCAAATGGGTCTTGAAGTATTCTAATGCATTCATGTAAAGCGTAAAGGCCTTTGCATAATTACCAGCTGTGTCTTCTTCAACTGCTTGCTTTACATACACGATTGCTTGTTCCTTAAAATTGCTATACATCTTCTATTTACGAATGAAGAATTGACAACATGAAAAAAAACCCCAAATCACAATCAAATAAACTTTGCAATAATTGAATAAAAATCAGATCGGATCAAGACTTAACGAGATAGAACACGGTAAAATCGATCACTGGATCAAACAGAGGATCATGAAAACTCGATTCTTGAATAGATCAAACGGAAACCCAACACTTACTTGAATTTTGTCCGACTGATATGAAAAAAGTGGGAAATCAAGAACGAGGATGGAAGATTTCGGGTCAACGAAGCTTTGGGATCAAGAGAGATGGAAGTTATCTTGAAGGGCGAGGTATAAACCGCGTAATCCTGTTTTGTTCGCGGGTCGTGTGATTTGGGGTGTTTCCAAGTAACTGCATCATTTGCCTCGAATAAAAAGGAAAATATCATTCAATGTGAGTAACTAGACTTATGGTAAttttttaaaaggaaaagtaaaaaataatactcgtaaagtttttattttgtatatattACAAAATAAACATTATAAGTACTACCCTTTAGGTCGTTTTTCCTTTTTAAACTTCAGGAAAATGTGGTCTTGTGATAATAGGATGGTTTCATGTATGGTTGTTTGAGTGAATAGCCTTTTCTAAATCCCAAAAGTTAATAAACTTGATTGATTAAgttgttatttattatttatttgaatCGTTACGTTTATTGCATTGTTAAAAAATGACAAACTATGATTGCGGTGtctatgtttttatttatttatttataaaatttataataGGTCCAtcatatttttcatttaaatattaTGACATGTGtcattttttaattttcaatGCAATTGTATCCGAGCTAATGGAGATTTATTTGTGTGTTTTGTCGGATTGACTATTTTATATAGCaccatatatgtaatttataatgatatttgtaactttgcaaattaTTACTTAGGTTATAGGGATgtaacttttgaaaaaaaaattatgatgtaatattatttatagtaacCCACAACTTGGCAAATGTTATTAAAGAATatagaaaataattatttaaaaaattaactctacaaacacaagttcatgaaaaatAAAGctgtgaaaaaaatataaaaatgttgtAAAAATAATTTTTACAGAAGTAAAAAATAAATTAGTATAAAAGTGTGTAAGAAAATTTATTAAAAAGACATCAGCctcaaattttttataaaaaatccttaaactataaaaaagaaaaaaaaaagttacaaaaaaagCTCATGAAAAAAATAATGATTGAGGGATCCAACCCTCacatctagaaaaaaaaaaacgacAAAGAAGCATTCAAGACTTGTCCACTGTGAGCAGACTCATTTTGTGAATAAGTTGTCACATAAatcttttaaacatttaaaatgtaatgCAACCTGATTTGACCTTAGCTACAGGAATTGTAAGTTGTAACAACAACTTGATCCCTGAATCTAACTATTTCATGCATAAGCAtacacatcataaaacataacacaaGATTATTCAGCATAACACAATCTAATAATGATGTAATCGATGATTACATccatatatttaaaattttacgTGCTTGCACATGTtctatatcacataatcatactcTAAAAGAGATGTAACTCACCTTGTGTTGTGGAATAGCAACCTACTTCCAACTTCTCCAAAGCTTCTCTTGAGAAGCTCCAAATCCTTCCTTTCTACCACCTAGGACATTTATACATATTAAGGTGTTGTTTCTTTTTAACTTAATAAACTTAAAGTATAACAAACTTAATGGGTTCAACTATATAtgattgtttcttttttacttgatGCTAACAAAATCTCTTAATGGGCTAAGTTAAGATAAAGGTCTTCTAAACTTTAAGCCATGATTTTATATTTGGTATTCCAAAATTGTCCTTTaccttttcctaaagtaaatcaGGTTTCCACCGTATATCTATCTCTTTGTTTTTAAACTCTCTGTCATATATTTAACTTGTCATTTAAAAAAATCATTCTTTGTTGTATTTTGTAAGCCAAGAAAcctcaaaattaattccaaaaaagTTTTTGGTCTAAAATATAAGCTGAATAGTTTGACCAAAATTTCCAATTGAGAATGTGCGTACAAACTACAACCAATTGATTAAAAAATCctagaaacatagggttttctctttgttggaaaatataaatattttgatctatttttttaaaaaaataagatctaataattttaatttatttaatgtgGTTATTTCTAATTTGTTCTCTCTTATtagttatgttttttgttattattaaacaaTAGGGTAAAACAATCATTTATTCAGATTCAGAAAATACGTTCAATGCAAAAAAGAAACAGTGTTTATATCAACAACTCTTTATCCATTCAGTACACTTTATCAGTTCAAAGTTCATgacttaacaaaataaaaaaaattaggccTAAGTCCCTCAAacatgtcttaatccattaagacatcacttGTGATTTTAGCCAAAAATTCACAATTTGGACAAAACCCCAAATTACTCAAATCAAGCTAATAAACAATTAACCTTATGAACACCCTCTTCGTTATTTACATTTCTAGGGTTCCAAACCCTAGGATCAAATCATGGATTTCAACCATTAAAACTTCATATAAACCATGGACTAAGCTCTATGAAACTTATTCAAgcattaataacaagtttacttTGAGAAATCTAGCATCAAAACCTAAAACTTGAAATTCACCATTAAAACCATCAAAAGCTTGAAAATGGAGAAAACAACTACTATAAGGGTTTGATATGCTCTTACCTAGCCCAAAGCAAGCTAAATCGCCTCTTGATACCTTCTTAATCATAAAATCACCAGAGGGATCTCTAGAGGAGATGGGGATCGATTATGAACAAATGAGCCCTAAGTCTTGATTTATCACTAATCAAAATCGCGATGTGGCGAGGTACTTACTGCGCTATGTCATCTTAAATGAGCTCGTGGTCAACCTTATGCCACGACGTGATGACTATTCCTCATAACAACCTACTTTGCCCATCGCTTTATGGCACCTATACACCATGCCactaaaccaaagtacattgcctaCTACTTACGACAGAGAAAACTCAAAATCACTACCTCGCTCACTGCACCGCAACAAGCACGTTACCGCGACATGGTGAGGCTGAAATCAGCTTTTCCATTCCCTTTTCAATGTCATTCCATTCCAAACCTGCATTCATCAATTCTATTCCATTATAAATCAAATATCACATTCTTATAACCTAAAAACACAAGATAAATGCATATAACATATCCAAAATATTTCACAAATCTAAATATCTTCAAAAGGATCAAAATACCCTTAACAACGAAAATAACATTCTACATCAtaattatcccaaaaatattgGTTCTTATAGTAACCCATCTTGTTGAAATGTTATATAGTTAATTTAGATTTTTTGGTTCATATGTGTTATATAGGTTTGGTCATAGTTTTGAGATTTATCATGTCACTGATCCTTATGGTTGGCAACTTCATCATCTTTGGTCCTTGTAGTTACCATCCATATGACTCCATTAAACACaaatgaaatgacaaaaatgctcATGATTATGTCTACttctaatttcttttcttattatatttatttaaattattaaataaatggaACACATCTTCCAACCCCACCCTTGAACTTGTAGATGGGTGCCACTGACGGACTTGTAGTTTGCGGTGACTGGAGTTGCCCTAAAAAAGATAACCGACACATCAGAGTTCACTAATATTCAATGGAAATCTTAAACATCATCACCTCTCTCTATGCATTTTTTTTATAACCCAATACTCCACCCATCTATGCCAATTGTAGCTGTCAATTGTCATACAAAAATTATACGAACCCAAAGCTCGCTAAAAGTGGTGATATGACTCCAAAATCGATGTACATACATTCAAATGGAACACCATTTGCAACTTAACCTAATACCATCTTCAACATGAATGATTTACATTACTACGTCCTTTAGCTTACtaaaacatcaaaacaacacTAATTTCTATTTTGGTTTTTATTTAATGCTTGGGCCGTTAGAAGGAATAACTATAAGTGGGGAGTATTGTAATATCGGGAGATGGTCGATGGTGGGAGACGACATCACTAATGGGATTTACTAATCCCAACAATAGAATAAACACATGACAACAGAAACAATTTAACAAATTATTCTAAGGCAAGTTAAGATCCAAACCCTACAAAGTTCTAGGGGAATACATGAAACACATTGTGTATACTACTAAGTTCTAGGGGAAATTCTAACTTGAAAACTTGAGATCCGGTTTCTCAAAAATATCTAACGGGCCAATATACCTGAgactcaattttcctttcttcccaaaacGCATCACTCATTTCCAATGCGATATTTCCAACATAAATAAATCATCGGGATTCATCTTGAAATGTCTCTTCTTCAAATTTGCACAACTTCTTTGTCGGTCTTGGGCCGCTTTCATGTGAGTTTGGACAATCTTGATCTTTTCATTGGTAATCCTTACCAATTTTGGTCTCGTAAACTTCTTCTCACCCATTTCTAACCAACACATGTGTGTCCCACACTTTCTTCCATATAAAGCTTCATACGAGGGCATTCCAATACTCGAATGAAAACTGTTATTGTGAGCAAAATCTATCAATGTCAAGTGCTCATCTCATTTACCGTTGAAATCGATATCCATTATCCAGCCGAacccaaaaaaaaataaaaataaaaaataaaatcaccTTCATGAATGAATGGCCATTGGCCACTAAATGGGCTCTTTTTATATAGTGTAGTTATAGTTATATCTTgaataaaagagaaaaaagaaaagaaaaggtgCAACACTTTTAAAAGCGGCTGTCGTCACTGTCAACTCCCATAGGATCCATACGAGATTTATTGGGAGCCATCAGCGATTACTATCAACTCCCATAGGATCCATACGAGTTTTATTGACGACTAGCACCAATGCAACACTGGCCACATCCATCAGAAAACATCCTCCACAACAACACACCACCATCTCCCGATGAATTTCACTCATCTCCTACGATCGTTTACGAATACAAGCTCAGCTCCCAAAGGCAGAGCAGTTCACGCCATGCTTATCAAATCTGGGGTCTTCCCAGATGTTTATACGTACAACCATCTAATCACAATGTACTGTAAAACAAACCGTATTAATGATGCGCGCCTGGTGTTCGATAAAATGCCTCAAAGAAACCTTATTTCTTGGACGACTTTAATTTCGTCTTATTCTCATATGGGTTTCTCGGATGAAGCTTTGGATTGTTTTAGATCAATGGTAGCTGATGGTTTTACTCCGAATCACTACACCTACGTCAGTGCTTTATCTGCCTGTGCTAACTTAGGGGTTTTGATCACAGGTAAAGAAATTCACGCAATGATTATAAAGTTAGAGAACAAATTAAACAGTTTTGTAGAAAACTCTTTGGTTAATTTCTACGGAAAATGTGGGATGCTGAAGAATGCAATGTCTATTTTTAATGAAATTTTGGACCCAAACGAGGTTTCTTGGACTTCACTCGTTTCATGTGCTTGTCAATGTGGAGAATACTTAGAAGGATTAAAGATTTTCTCCAAATCCCACAAAGCAGCAGTAAAGATCAATGAATTTGCATGTGCAACTGTTCTTGGTGCTTCTGCTGCTGTAGAAAACATGAATCTTGGCATTCAACTCCATTCATACACAATAAAATGTGGAATCAGAATGGACCAATTTGTCATCACTGGATTAGTTAACATGTATGCTAAATGTGGTCAACTAGAAATGGCTCTACAAGCTTTTCATGAAGTCAACAACCCTCATTTAACCACATACACTGCACTCATCCAGGGTTTTGTCCAACAAGGCAAAGGTAAAGAAGCCACTAATCTTTTCCTTAAATTACATTCTTCAAATCACAAACCAAACGAAAGAACATTTGCAACTATTCTTGGAGCTTTCATTGACACAAAAGAAATCAAAATCGGGACACAACTCCACTCGTTAATTACAAAACTCGGTTACATTTCCTTCACCTTTGTCGGGAATTCACTTATCGACTTCTATTCCAAAAACGCCCTTCTCCAAGAATCTTTAAAGATTTTCCAAGAAATGACTCAACACGATGTTGTCACATGGAACACACTCATTTCTGGACATATGAATTTAAATTGTCACGAAGAAGCTTTACAGCTTCTTCGTGACATGTTGTTCAAAGGATTTGAACTCAATCTTTACTCTTATTCAAGCATTTTAAACATATGTGGCGATCTGCCAGCTGTCGAGTGGGGGAAACAGACACATGGATGCATCGTGAAGCACAGATTTGATTCAAATGTTGTGGTTGGAAGTGCCCTTATTGATATGTACGCGAAATGCGGACGATTATCGAATGCGCGTGTAATTTTCGATAAATTTAATTCGAAAAACATCGTTTCGTGGAATACAATGATAAATGGATACGCGCATCATGGTCATGGTAAAGAAAGTTTAGAAATTTATGATATGATGTTGAATTGTGGAGTGAAACCTAATAGTGTGACATTTATTGGTGTTTTATCTGCTTGTGGTCATTCCGGGCTTCTAGAAGAAGGGTTACACCATTTCCGTTGTATGAAAAATTACGATCTTACCCCTGGAACCGATCATTTAGCGTGTATGGTTAATTTGTTTTCGCGTAAAGGGCAAACGAAGTTGGCGTTGGATTTTATAAATAGTTTTGATATTAAACCGGATAAGGTGGTGTGGAGGTGTCTTTTATCGGGTTGTAGaataaataaagattttgaaTTGGGAAAATATGCTGCTGAGAAAATTCTTAGTATTGATCCGGATGATGTTTCAGCGCATATCATGTTGTCGAATATTTATGGTGAGTTAAATATGTGGCATGAAATTGCGAAAGTTAGGAAAGTTATGAAAGATAAGGTATTGAAAAAGGACACGGGGTATAGTTGGATTGAGGTGAAGAAGAAAACGTATTTGTTTTCTTCGGGGCAGGATGGTAATTTTGAAGCGGAGTGTGTATCGGAAGTTTTGAATGTATTAAATGAGCAATTGTTTGATGAAGGATATGTGCCTGGTGGCATGTTATAAGagcttttatttgttatgtaGGACAATACAAGACATATCCAGTTGTACTGATTTTGACATGCATTGAATTCAAAATGAGGCCAATGTAAATTTTTTCCACATTTATGCAAGGTAATATTTTGTATGTGCCTATGCATAGGCACATCTCATTGTCATTTGTTCATCATAAGTGGTCTAACTTCATATATACTCAATAGAAAAGCTTTTAAACATATCTTCTGCTAAACTACTAAGATTATGTGTCAATGACATAACattaggggtgagcaaacccaaaccaaaaaaccgagaaaccgactaaaaccgacaaaaccgaaaccgaaaaaaccaaaaccgaagcAAAACCGACGGTTTGGGTTTGATATTTTTAGAAATCGAAAAatcgggttcgggttcggtttctaaccataaaccgacccatccaacccaagaaaccgacccatacttaaaaccgacaaaccgccccaagaaaccgacccatccaacccGAAAAACCACCCATACTTGATTGTGTTTTAGTTGTAATATGTAAGTTGTAATTGACTATTTGTTGTAAGACTCATATTTTTTGAAGTACTTAACTTCAATTTGTTATTTTTTGAAGTATCTAACTTGTtgcttcatttatggaaaattggttaaaaccttaaacccatgggtttaaacctaaaACCCGTGAGtgtatgggttgaacccaagaaaccgaaaaaCCGCCCAAACCGACCTCAGAACCCAAGAAACCGAACCGACCAGAAACTGATCCTATTGGGTTCTAAAAACCAGAAACCGACCatttatgggttgggttgggtttgagtccaaaaccgacccaaaccgacccatgcacaCCCCTACATAACATACTAATATCTAGGAGTGAGCACGATGCGGTTATAGGCTAACACCGCACCGCAAACCGTAAATGCGGTTATTCCATTTTTAAAACCGGTTTGGTGCAGTCAGTTGAAATAATATTTCAGTTTTTTCATGATTCATTTGGACAATTGAgacattttttttaatgtttttaagagttcaaacatattactagtAATAATAAAAACACATAAGGTATAAAACAATAGcttaaatcacaaacaattaTTATCTTAAAAAgtcaaataattaataattaacaaTCAGTATCTTAAAGTTGCCAAGTTTCACCACGACTATCGTCTATTGGTATCCCATTCAAAATTGATCCGGTGAGGAAGAGAATGAGAATGAGCGTGTAATCGTGTATTATGACTATTGGTATCCGCTCAAATGTGCGTTCTATTTTAaccttttaatatatattatataatatataactaattaaaaaaataaataattagatATTGTATATAAATAGTTGCGGTGCGGTTAATACATCTAGTGCGGTTTGTTTTTTTTCTGGTTTTTGAAAAAGTAAAAGTTTTACAACACCGAAAATGTTTAGtttttgaaaaattgaaaatCACACCATCGGTTTTGGTTCTGGTTTTGGGTTTATGCACTTTTTTGGTTGCAGTTCAATTTTTGCTCACGCCTAATATGCGATATGTTGTATTGTTTTACCTACTTAGAATAAATGCATGCTACACAAATGTGCATATGGCCTCGTGAATGATGTGAGCACCATTATTTACCACAACCACAACTACATGCCCACTAATGATGCTATTGAAATTAATATAGCCTTGCGAATTTTGCACATATAAGATGTTATGTATGTCTAGCAATTTGTTTATCAATTTCATATCTCTTTCTACATAAGAAGTTTAAGTTCGAGTGTTGATGTTCGATCCAACATGACCTCAAAAGGGAAAGGATATGCAAGAATTGTCTATACATACTCATATTATTGCGAAAATGGAGAATGTTATCGTTATGATCTTAACATATTCTCAGATATTGGCGACAAGGAGGTTGATGAACTTATTGTAGATGTTATTAGAATTGGACAAAATTTTATTGATCGGGAAAAAACAATGTATCCGTTATAATTTATGTACGTATAACCAAAAAAGCAGTTGTTAAATAATATGAAATACTTAAATGACTATTTTgtataataaaaaatgaaaatgtatATGCATTAGTGGTCATGACGTGTGGAGATAATCAATTAATCATAGTCATCCAA encodes:
- the LOC111913674 gene encoding protein SUPPRESSOR OF K(+) TRANSPORT GROWTH DEFECT 1, coding for MYSNFKEQAIVYVKQAVEEDTAGNYAKAFTLYMNALEYFKTHLKYEKNPKLKEAITQKFTDYLRRAEEIRAVLEDGGGNKPSSNGGDTGVATRPKSNKKNGDGDGGEDSEQSKLRSGLNSAIIREKPNVKWNDVAGLQSAKQALQEAVILPVKFPQFFVGKRRPWRAFLLYGPPGTGKSYLAKAVATEADSTFFSISSSDLVSKWMGESEKLVSNLFQMARESAPSIIFIDEIDSLVGQRGEGNESEASRRIKTELLVQMQGVGNNDDKVLVLAATNTPYSLDQAIRRRFDKRIYIPLPDVKARQHMFKVHLGDTPHNLTDRDFEQLGYRTEGFSGSDIAVCVNEVLFEPVRKTQDAMFFIKTSDDTWVPCGPRHPGAIEITMQDLAAQGQAEKILPPPISRTDFDKVLARQKPTVSKSDLELHDRFTREFGEEG
- the LOC111913942 gene encoding pentatricopeptide repeat-containing protein At2g27610, translated to MNFTHLLRSFTNTSSAPKGRAVHAMLIKSGVFPDVYTYNHLITMYCKTNRINDARLVFDKMPQRNLISWTTLISSYSHMGFSDEALDCFRSMVADGFTPNHYTYVSALSACANLGVLITGKEIHAMIIKLENKLNSFVENSLVNFYGKCGMLKNAMSIFNEILDPNEVSWTSLVSCACQCGEYLEGLKIFSKSHKAAVKINEFACATVLGASAAVENMNLGIQLHSYTIKCGIRMDQFVITGLVNMYAKCGQLEMALQAFHEVNNPHLTTYTALIQGFVQQGKGKEATNLFLKLHSSNHKPNERTFATILGAFIDTKEIKIGTQLHSLITKLGYISFTFVGNSLIDFYSKNALLQESLKIFQEMTQHDVVTWNTLISGHMNLNCHEEALQLLRDMLFKGFELNLYSYSSILNICGDLPAVEWGKQTHGCIVKHRFDSNVVVGSALIDMYAKCGRLSNARVIFDKFNSKNIVSWNTMINGYAHHGHGKESLEIYDMMLNCGVKPNSVTFIGVLSACGHSGLLEEGLHHFRCMKNYDLTPGTDHLACMVNLFSRKGQTKLALDFINSFDIKPDKVVWRCLLSGCRINKDFELGKYAAEKILSIDPDDVSAHIMLSNIYGELNMWHEIAKVRKVMKDKVLKKDTGYSWIEVKKKTYLFSSGQDGNFEAECVSEVLNVLNEQLFDEGYVPGGML